The following nucleotide sequence is from Bradyrhizobium roseum.
CGGAACCGACGATGAAGCCGATGCTGGCGCCGCCGCGGCACTCCAGCACGCCTACCTGCACGCGCTGCATCTGCTGCGCGGATGCGCCGCCAATCGACGAAGCCAGCGTGGCAAGCGAGGCAACGGCTAGGATGAGGAAACGACCCATGAAGTAATCTCCGGCTGGAAAAGTGATGCGAGCAGAGAAACGAAAAAGGCGCGCCGTGCCCGCGGCGCGCCTTTTCTATGCCACAACATCAGAGGCCCTGCCAGATCAACCCGGACGAGTAACGCCTACCCCATACGCAAAAAGGCCCGCTGGCGCGGGCCTTTTCCTTAACGTGCAATCCTCAGCCGCGGCGGTGATGCCGGCGATGGTGGTGGCGGCGCGGGGCGATTTCCACCGGCTGCAGTTCGAGGCCGGCAATGCCGGCGGCGACGTTCAGGCCGGTCTGGCCCTGCACGCTGAGCGGCTGCAGCGCATAGGCATTCGAAGGCCCGCCGACCAGGAAGTTGCCGCCGCCGCCAATTCCGATCGACGCATTGGCGCCGACGCCGCCATAGCTGCCGGCGAGTTCGCCGCGGCCAAGCCGGGTGTTCGGCGCATTGACGGCCCAGGACAACTGCGTCTGCGCGGTGACGCCGAGATCAAGACCGATGCGCTGCACCTTGGCGATGTAGGGTTCGGGCCGGCGGCCGTCGCTGCGGAACACGCATTCGAGGCTGGTCACCGAGCCGACCACGAAGCCGACATTCTGGCCGCCCTGGCACTGCAGGATGCCGGCGCGAACCGCAGGCGCCGCGCTGGCGGTCGCGATCGGCGCCATCAGCGCGAGCGTGGCGAATGTCATTGTCAGAAGGCGCATGTGTCCCGGTCTCCGCATGTTGATGAACAAAATTCAGCGGGCGGACAGGATGGAAGCGCCGTGTCGAAAACATGGCGCTTCCTCAAAAAAGATGGCGCTTTGGAAAGAAGCGATCAAAACATCGCGAGTTTCACGCGCGTGTGATGCGACCCTTGTTCCACGTTTTTCTTTGCGCAACGAAAAGCCGTCCCGCATGGCGTGCGGAACGGCTCGGTTACAGATTTCTTCTTACCGCAGATTGCCGCAGAAGCGCTGGATGCGCTTGCAGGCCTCTTCGAGATCGGAGGTCTTGGTCGCGTAGGAAATCCGGAACGCCGGGCCGAGCCCGAACGCCGAACCCTGCACGACGGCGACGCCTTCGCTCTCCAGCAACTCGGTGACGAAATCCTCGTCATTGGCGATCACCTTGCCGGACGGCGCGGTCTTGCCGATGGTGCCGGCGCAGGACGGATAGACGTAGAACGCGCCCTCCGGCCGCGGACATTCGATGCCCTTGGCCTGGTTCAGCATCGAGACCACGAGATCGCGGCGCTCCTTGAACACCTTGTTGTGCGCAGGGATGAAGTCCTGCGGACCGTTCAGCGCCTCCACCGACGCCCACTGCGCGATCGACGACGGGTTCGAGGTCGACTGCGACTGGATCGTCGCCATCGCCTTGATCAGTTCCGCCGGGCCGCCGGCATAGCCGATGCGCCAGCCGGTCATGCAATAGGCTTTTGAGACGCCGTTCACCGTCAGGGTGCGCTCGTAGAGTTTCGGCTCGACCTGCGCGGGCGTGGCGAACTCGAAGTCGTCATAGACGAGATGCTCGTACATGTCGTCGGTCATCACCCAGACATGCGGATGCTTCACCAAGACATCGGTGATCGCCTTCAGCTCGGCGCGGGTATAGGCGGCGCCGGTCGGGTTCGACGGCGAGCACAGGATGATCCACTTGGTCTTCGGCGTGATCGCCTTTTCGAGATCCTCGGGCCGCAGCTTGAAGCCGCTGGAGGCCGGGCACACCACCGGCACGGATTCACCGCCCGCCAGCGCCACCATCTCGGGATAGCTGACCCAATACGGCGCCGGGATGATCACCTCGTCGCCGGGATTGATGGTCGCCATCAGCGCATTGTAGAGCACCTGCTTGCCGCCGGTGCCGACGATGATCTGGTTCGGCTTGTAGGTCAGGCCGTTCTCGCGCTGGAATTTCGCGATGATGGCTTCCTTCAGCTCGGGAATGCCGCCGACGTCGGTGTACTTGGTCTTGCCGGCCTCGATGGCGTGGATCGCCGCCAGCTTGATGTTGGCGGGCGTGTCGAAATCCGGCTCGCCGGCGCCGAGGCCAATGACGTTGCGCCCCGCCGCTTTCAGCGCGCGCGCTTTATCCGTGACCGCGATCGTCGCGGACGGCTTCACACGGGCGAGCGAGGCGGACAGGAAGGGCATCATCATCTCCTGGCAAACGTCGTGACCACAGGAATTCACGACTTTTTTTGATGGTAACGCCGCACCCTAAGGTGCTGTGCGCTGCATCGCAAGAAGCTTGGCCGGATACGGGGCGAAACTTTGGGGAACACGCCGCCCTGCTCGGTGCGATCGGAGCAATATCGGCGCAATATTCGTAAAGATCCGCTCTGAATTGACGTATCGGAGAAGGACCGGAAGGCTGACGCTTCGGCGGGAGAGCGATCAGGAGCAGCAGCTGCCAAAGAGGCCGCTCTACCCCCGCGAGCGATAGAAAAGGTTCACACCTCTTCGATCGGCTGACTCAAGGTCGGACATTCGCACCCCGATTCGATGTCGCGCGATATCGAAGGCTTGATGCTGTCTGCCTGTCTGCTCTCATCCATGTGATGCCAGCGTCATGGCATAACGTACTGCGCGCGTGCAGTGCAGTAGAGGTTTTCGACTTTTTCCATTCCGCAGGCCTTGCGACGCATTCGTATCGGCATCATTGTTTAGCCGCGTTGCGGCGCGAGAGCTTCCGCTGATCGCCCACGGCGTGTGCCCCTCGACCGAGTGACCCCAACGACGATGTACAAGCTCTATTCGATGCAGCGCTCCGGCAACAGCTACAAGGTCCGCCTTGCGCTGGCGCTGCTCAATGCGCCGTATCACGCCATCGAAGTCGATATCCTCCGCGGCGAAAGCCGCACGCCGGAGTTTCTGGAGAAGAACCCGAGCGGACAGGTGCCGCTGCTGGAAGTCGCCGACGGGCGCTACCTCGCCGAGTCCAACGCCATCCTCTGGTATGTCTGCGGCGGCACCTCGCTGGCGCCGGAGTCGCGCGTCGAGCGCGCCGAAGCGCTGCAATGGATGTTCTTCGAGCAGCACGCGCTCGAGCCCAATATCGGCGCCGCCTATTTCTGGCTGTCGCTGGTCAAGGGCGGACGCGACCTGCAGACGCATGCGCTGGAGGACTGGATGGAGCGCGGCTATGCGGCGCTGCAGGTGATGGAAAACCATCTCAAGACCCGCGCCTATTTCGCCGCCGGGCAGCTGACGGTCGCCGACATCGCGCTGTACGGCTACACCCATGTCGCCGACCGCTGCGACTATGATCTCGCAACCTTCCCCGCCATCCGCGCCTGGCTGCGCCGGGTCGAGCAGACCCCCGGCTTCGTCACCATGGAATGGCGGCCGGCAGAGGTCGACGATCAGGCCGGCATCACCGCTGGCGCATAGTCACTGCTTTTTTCCACTCACATTCGCGCGAGCAGGCGGGCAATAGTTAACAATAGTGGGCATAAGCACCTATTTTGTTAACCTTTGCCCTGATCTCGCCATTTTCAGCCTCTGGTCGCCGCAATGTTGCCGGTGATCGCTGCAAGATGCCGGTGTCGCGTGAGTCGCGGTGATTCGTCGGGTGGTACAAGGATTTAAGCCTATGATGCGGTTATCCGGCGCAGTCGGCTTCGATAGTAGCCGAACGCCCGTCACTTCTTCCCGGTTGTCTGCTGCCATCGCTACATCGCTTGCGATCGGCACGCTGTCGCTTTGCCTGGTGGTCACACTGACGGTGCTGTCGATCAGGGCCACCGTCGCGATGCCCATGCCCTGACGGTTTCGGCTCAAATTCGCATCGTTTTGCGTTATTGGCGAATACGCGATGATCAACATCGCGACGGGATGAGCATGAAGACACCTGTCGGCCTGGTCACCGTCGCGCTGGCGGTCGCCACCCTGCTTGCCGCGACGTTCCTGATCGCCACCGGCACGCGCGGCCAGGCGCCCGCATTCGGCTCGTCGGCCGGCGAACTCGAAGTGCGCACCGTTGCGCGCGGCCTCGCCAATCCCTGGGCGATTGCATTCCTGCCCGACGGCACCATGCTGGTGACCGAGCGACCGGGCCGCATGCGCATCGTCACCAGCGAAGGACAGGTTTCGCCGCCCCTCAAGGGCGTGCCCGAGGTGTGGGCGTCGGGCCAGGGCGGCCTGCTCGACGTCGCCGCCGACAAGGCCTTTGCGCAGAACAGAACGATCTATTTTTGCTTCGCCGAGCGAGCCGACGGCGGCGGACGCACCGCCCTCGCGCGCGCCAAACTCGACAGCGGCAATAGCGGGCTCGACGAGGTCAAGATCATCTTCCGCCAGCAGGGACCGCTGTCGTCGGGCAATCACTACGGTTGCCGCATCGCGCAGGCCGAGGACGGCAATCTGTTCGTGACGCTCGGCGATCATTTCGCCTATCGCGACAAAGCGCAGAGCCTCGACAATCACCTCGGCAAGGTGATCCGCATCGCCCCCGACGGATCGGTGCCCGCGGGCAACCCGTTCGCCGGCCGCGCCGACGCCAAGCCTGAGATCTGGAGTTTCGGCCATCGCAACCCGCAGTCGCTAGCGATCCATCCGGCGTCAGGCGAACTCTGGGAGATCGAGCACGGCCCGCGCGGCGGCGACGAGGTCAACCTGATCGGCAAGGGCAAAAATTACGGCTGGCCGGTGATCGGCTACGGCATCGATTATTCCGGCGCGAAGATCCACGACGCCACGGCCAAAGACGGCATGGAGCAGCCGCTGAAATACTGGGTGCCGTCGATCGCGCCGTCGGGCATGGCCTTCTATACCGGAAAACTGTTTCCGAAATGGGACGGCAGCCTGTTCACCGGCGCGCTGCGCGGCGCCATGCTGGTGCGGTTGACGCTGAACGGCAATGCCGTGACATCAGAGGAACGTATGCTGCAAAACCTGAACGAGCGCATCCGGGACGTCCGCCAGGGGCCGGACGGCGCGCTGTGGCTGCTGACCGACAGTTCGAACGGACGCGTGTTGCGGGTGGCGCCGGCCGCGAAGTGACCGCGGCGGCTATGGCCGCCGCTGCCGGCTCATCCCCATTTGTGGAAAATCAGAAACGCGCCGATCGAAATGAAGAGAAAACCCAGCGCGTGATTCCACCCCAGGGGCTCCTTCAGATAGAGCACCGAGAATCCGGCGAACACGACCAACGTGATCACCTCCTGCATGGTCTTGAGCTGCGCCGCCGAATAGACCGCGCTGCCCCAGCGGTTGGCGGGCACCGCCAGCCAGTATTCGAAAAAGGCGATGCCCCAGCTCGCCAGCACGACGATCGGCAGGGCATTCTCCTTGAATTTCAGATGGCCGTACCAGGCAAACGTCATGAAGACGTTGGACGCGAGCAGCATCAGAATCGGCAATAGCGTCGGAGAAACGGTGGGCATCGATGTCCTCGTTAAATAATGCGCAGCTTTCAATCGCAGGGGTCGGCCCCCGTTCCCGACTTCGATAGCATTTGATTTCAAAAATACGAAAATACGCTGCGACGCGACAACGCCCGCTTAAGACTGGCGGCGAAAAGGCGTGCACGTTCGTAACAATCGGGCATGCTTGTGCCTTAATCCCGCCAAGCGACGAGTACGGCATGCGGTTCAACTGGCGCGCAATCTCCGGTCCGGTTCTGACGACAGTGACGGCGCTGGCCGCGTTCCTGCTCGACCGGCACATCGCCGGCGTTCCCAATCCGGCGCCGCTTTTCGTCTGCATCGTAGCCCTTGCCGCCTCGACCAGCGGCATCGCTTCCGGCATGGTCAGCGCCGCCATTTCAGTGGCGGCTTCCGCGCTGTTCTTCATCAACCACCGCACCACGCCCGGTTACGATCCATCGGACCTGGCGCGCATCGGGCTGCTGGCGGCGACGGCGGGCGGCACCGCGCTGATCACCGGGCTTCTCCGGCAGAAATGGGTCGACGCCTTTGCGTGGGAGACCAAGCATCACGCCACCGCCGACCGCCTGTCGACCGCGCTCGATCAGGTCGATATCGGCATCGTGCTGCTCGACGCCGACACCCGCGCCGAATTCATCAACCGCGCCTTCCGCGACTATTTCGCGCTGTCCGACGAGCAGGCCGACGGCAAGCCGCCCCTCATTGCGCTGATGTATCACGGTCGCGACACCGGCGCCTGGCAATTGCCGGAGGACGAACTGGACGCGTTCATCGCCAAGCGCACCGAGATGATCCGGGCCGGCGATTCCACACCGATCAACATCAACCTCGCCAACGGACAGGTGCTGCGCTTCATTTGCACGGCGCTCCCCGATGGCGGGCGCATGCTGAGCTATACGCCGGTCACCGACCTCGTTCGCCACAACGACGATCCCGGCAGCGGCGACTATTATCGCGCCCTGCGCGACAGCCCCCGCAGCCTCGCCAGGCCACTCGGCGCCGCGCACTAGCGGCGGTACGCCGCGCTGCATGCGACGTTGATCCCCTCCTGCCAAGTCTGTAGGAATCAACGCGCGTCGCGACGCGCTCCTCATGCCAACGGAAATCACGCAAATGCCCGGCGACCTCACCATCCGCTTCGTCACGCGCAATGACTATGCGCAATGGCTGCCGCTGTGGGACGGCTACAACGAATTCTACGGCCGCTCTGGCCCGACCGCGCTGGCGCCCGAGATCACTGCGATGACGTGGGCGCGCTTCTTCGATGCCTACGAGCCGGTGCACGCGCTGGTCGCCGACAGCGGCGGCGAGCTGCTCGGGCTGACGCATTACCTGTTCCACCGGTCCACGACCATGATCGAACCGAACTGCTATCTGCAGGATCTGTTCACGAATGCCGGGGCGCGAGGCAAGGGCGTCGGCCGCGCCTTGATCAACGGCGTCTACACACAGGCCAGGCTTGCCGGAGGATCGCGCGTTTATTGGCAGACGCACGAGACCAACCACACCGCGATGCGGCTTTACAACAAGGTGGCGGACCGCTCCGGCTTCGTGGTCTACCGCAAGCTGCTCTGAGCCGATTTCGCAGGACGGCTGGATCGCGCCGCCTGTGGATAAGTCCGGATGTCACGGCTGCGTAACAAAGCGCGGATAGGTTGCGGGTGCGCCTGATCAGGCCCCCCGTCTCAGGTCACGCGCCCCCAAGCGGCCCCCGTCAGTCGCCGCATTCTGACCGGGGCCGCATCCTTTTGTGCCGCATGGCTGCCAAGCGTTGCCGTCGCGGACTCCGCTGCTTGCCGGGTGAGCCGGCGCGGGCCACAATAGCCTCTCGCCGCGACCATCCCACAGGATCTATCCATGCAAATTCGTAACCTCGGCGGCTCCGGCCTGCGCGTTTCCGCCGTCGGCCTCGGCTGCAACAATTTCGGCCAGCGCACCGACCTGGAAACCTCGCGCAAGGTGATCCACAAGGCGATCGACCTTGGCATCACGCTGTTCGACACCGCCGACATCTATGCCGGCATGGGCGGCTCGGAGACCGTGCTGGGCACCGTGCTCGGCGACCGCCGCAAGGACATCGTGCTGGCGACGAAATATTCCAAACCCATGAGCAACGACGGCACCAAGCAAGGCGCCTCGCGCCGCTACATCATGTCCGCGGTTGAAGCCAGTCTGACGCGGCTGAAGACCGACTACATCGATCTCTACCAGCAGCACGACTACGACCCGCTGACGCCGATGGAAGAGACGCTGCGCGCGCTCGACGATCTCGTCCGCCAGGGCAAGGTGCGCTACATCGGCAACTCGAACTTTCCGGCCTGGCGCATTGCCGAAGCCGAGATGCTTGCGCGCCAGATGAACGTCAGCCGCTTCGTTTCCTGCCAGGACGAATACAGCCTCGTGGTGCGCGGCATCGAAAAGGATCTGCTGCCGGCCGCCACCGAATACAAGCTCGGGCTGTTGCCGTTCTTCCCGCTGGCGAGCGGACTCCTGACCGGCAAATACAAGCGCGGCGCCGACGCGCCCGCCGACACCCGCTTTGCCAAAGCCCCGGCACTGAAGGACCGCTACGTCACCGCGCGCAACGAAGACATCGTCGAAAAGCTGCAAGCCTTCGCGCAGGCCTGCGGCCATAGCATGCTGGAGCTGGCGTTCTCGTGGCTGGCCGCTCGCCCGCAAGTCGCAAGCGTCATCGCCGGCGCCACCCGCGTCGAGCAGGTCGAGCAGAACGTGAAAGCGATCGGCTGGGCACTGAGCGCGGAGGAGATGGCAGAGGTGGACAAGATCACGAAGTGAATCTCGTTCGCCGTCGTCCCGGCCTTCCTCGCCCCCTCGCCCCGTTCTTCACGGGGAGAGGGTCGGGGTGAGGGGCTCTCTCCGCGAATTGAGCCCTATCGATGGACCTGTACCCCCTCACCCGGAGCGCTTCGCGCTCCGACCTCTCCCCGCAAGCGGGGCGAGGTTGCGGACGCGGCACGAGCTTAATTCGACAACTCGATTTGAATAGCGGTGAGGACGCCTTCGATATTCCCGAGCACATCGTTGTTCCAGAATCTCAGCACACGATAACCTTGGTCAGTCAGGCGGCGATCACGAATTACGTCGGCTTCTGATTCATTATGCTGCCCGCCATCCACTTCGATAATCAGACGTCGTTCGCGACAAACAAAATCGCAGATGTAACAGAATATCGGCACTTGCCTTGCAAACTTGTGTCCGTCGATCTGTCGATTGCGAATGCGATTCCAAAGAACCGTTTCTGCATCCGTTTGATTAACGCGCAGCTGTCGTGCGATTTGGATGGTCTTTTCGTTGCTGCCACGCATTGCCCTGCCCCTCACTCGGATTGCTGCGCAATCCGACCTCTCCCCGCAATAGAGCGGGAAGAGGTTAAGCAAGCAATCCCTGCATCGGCTTCACCGCGCCACTATCCGGGAACACGCTCTCTCCCAGCACCTTGTCCGCCAGCCCGAACTGGTCTTTCAGCACGCCCTTCATCACCGCGCGCAGGTCGGTGGTCGGGGCGAGATCGCGGCCCTGATAGAGATTGTTCGGCTTCAGTCCTGGCCAGTCCGCGATCACGCGGCCGCCCTTCACGGCTCCGCCGGCGAGCAGCGCGATGGTGCCGGTGCCGTGGTCGGTGCCTTGCGTGCCGTTGATGCGCGCGGTGCGGCCGAATTCGGTGGCGACCACGATCACGGTGTCGCGCCAGCGCGGGCCAAGTCCCGTCTCGAATTCCGCCAACGCGCCGTCGAGACCGCCGAGCAGTTGCGCCAGCCGTCCGACCGGCCCGCCTTCATTGGCATGGGTGTCCCAGCCGTCGAAGGCGAGCGCGCCGATCCGCGGGCCGTCATCGGCCGCCATCAGCTTCGCCGCGCCGCGCGCCACCAGCCGCATTGCACCGACGCCATTGGCTCCGGGTTTTGGTCTCATGTCGTCGCCCTGCGCGGCCTTGTCCAGCGCGAGGCCTTGCTTCAACGCCGCAGCAAGCGCGGGATCGCGGTGTTGATAGAGCTCGACGAGCCGCATCGCGGTATCTTCCGCCGCCTGCGGCAGCGCGACGGGCGCCCAGCCGACCGTCGGCGCCGCGCCGCGCAGCACGAGCGGCGTGGTCGGGCCGACCGCGAGCGCGCCCGTCACCCGCTCGCCTTTCGGCAGGCCTTCCAGCGCGCGGTTGAGCCAACCGGACTGCACCCGGCCCGGACCCGCAAAACCGCTTTCGAGCACGTCCTGCCCGTCAAAATGCGAACGGTCGCGATACGACGTCGCGACTGCGTGAATCACTGCCGCCTTGTTCTCGCGATACATCCGGGCAAATTCCGGCATCGCCGGATGCAGTGCAAAGAACGCGTTCAGCGGCAACGCCGCGTTCGGCCCATTGGACGTCAGCGCGATCGAGCCATGCAGGCCGGCGTAGTCAGGATCGCCAAGCGGCGCGACGGTCGCGAGCCCATCCAGGGCGCCGCGCAAAATGATCACGACCAGCCGTGGATCGCGGCCGTCGGCGGCGCGCGCGAATTTCGGTAAGTAAGCCCAGGCCGCAAAGGAGGCGCCGCCGAGCAAGACGCCGCGCCGCGAAACCGCCGACGATCTCAGGC
It contains:
- a CDS encoding DUF992 domain-containing protein, which translates into the protein MRLLTMTFATLALMAPIATASAAPAVRAGILQCQGGQNVGFVVGSVTSLECVFRSDGRRPEPYIAKVQRIGLDLGVTAQTQLSWAVNAPNTRLGRGELAGSYGGVGANASIGIGGGGNFLVGGPSNAYALQPLSVQGQTGLNVAAGIAGLELQPVEIAPRRHHHRRHHRRG
- a CDS encoding pyridoxal phosphate-dependent aminotransferase; its protein translation is MPFLSASLARVKPSATIAVTDKARALKAAGRNVIGLGAGEPDFDTPANIKLAAIHAIEAGKTKYTDVGGIPELKEAIIAKFQRENGLTYKPNQIIVGTGGKQVLYNALMATINPGDEVIIPAPYWVSYPEMVALAGGESVPVVCPASSGFKLRPEDLEKAITPKTKWIILCSPSNPTGAAYTRAELKAITDVLVKHPHVWVMTDDMYEHLVYDDFEFATPAQVEPKLYERTLTVNGVSKAYCMTGWRIGYAGGPAELIKAMATIQSQSTSNPSSIAQWASVEALNGPQDFIPAHNKVFKERRDLVVSMLNQAKGIECPRPEGAFYVYPSCAGTIGKTAPSGKVIANDEDFVTELLESEGVAVVQGSAFGLGPAFRISYATKTSDLEEACKRIQRFCGNLR
- a CDS encoding glutathione S-transferase family protein, encoding MYKLYSMQRSGNSYKVRLALALLNAPYHAIEVDILRGESRTPEFLEKNPSGQVPLLEVADGRYLAESNAILWYVCGGTSLAPESRVERAEALQWMFFEQHALEPNIGAAYFWLSLVKGGRDLQTHALEDWMERGYAALQVMENHLKTRAYFAAGQLTVADIALYGYTHVADRCDYDLATFPAIRAWLRRVEQTPGFVTMEWRPAEVDDQAGITAGA
- a CDS encoding PQQ-dependent sugar dehydrogenase, producing the protein MKTPVGLVTVALAVATLLAATFLIATGTRGQAPAFGSSAGELEVRTVARGLANPWAIAFLPDGTMLVTERPGRMRIVTSEGQVSPPLKGVPEVWASGQGGLLDVAADKAFAQNRTIYFCFAERADGGGRTALARAKLDSGNSGLDEVKIIFRQQGPLSSGNHYGCRIAQAEDGNLFVTLGDHFAYRDKAQSLDNHLGKVIRIAPDGSVPAGNPFAGRADAKPEIWSFGHRNPQSLAIHPASGELWEIEHGPRGGDEVNLIGKGKNYGWPVIGYGIDYSGAKIHDATAKDGMEQPLKYWVPSIAPSGMAFYTGKLFPKWDGSLFTGALRGAMLVRLTLNGNAVTSEERMLQNLNERIRDVRQGPDGALWLLTDSSNGRVLRVAPAAK
- a CDS encoding DMT family protein codes for the protein MPTVSPTLLPILMLLASNVFMTFAWYGHLKFKENALPIVVLASWGIAFFEYWLAVPANRWGSAVYSAAQLKTMQEVITLVVFAGFSVLYLKEPLGWNHALGFLFISIGAFLIFHKWG
- a CDS encoding PAS-domain containing protein, translated to MRFNWRAISGPVLTTVTALAAFLLDRHIAGVPNPAPLFVCIVALAASTSGIASGMVSAAISVAASALFFINHRTTPGYDPSDLARIGLLAATAGGTALITGLLRQKWVDAFAWETKHHATADRLSTALDQVDIGIVLLDADTRAEFINRAFRDYFALSDEQADGKPPLIALMYHGRDTGAWQLPEDELDAFIAKRTEMIRAGDSTPININLANGQVLRFICTALPDGGRMLSYTPVTDLVRHNDDPGSGDYYRALRDSPRSLARPLGAAH
- a CDS encoding GNAT family N-acetyltransferase: MPGDLTIRFVTRNDYAQWLPLWDGYNEFYGRSGPTALAPEITAMTWARFFDAYEPVHALVADSGGELLGLTHYLFHRSTTMIEPNCYLQDLFTNAGARGKGVGRALINGVYTQARLAGGSRVYWQTHETNHTAMRLYNKVADRSGFVVYRKLL
- a CDS encoding aldo/keto reductase; this encodes MQIRNLGGSGLRVSAVGLGCNNFGQRTDLETSRKVIHKAIDLGITLFDTADIYAGMGGSETVLGTVLGDRRKDIVLATKYSKPMSNDGTKQGASRRYIMSAVEASLTRLKTDYIDLYQQHDYDPLTPMEETLRALDDLVRQGKVRYIGNSNFPAWRIAEAEMLARQMNVSRFVSCQDEYSLVVRGIEKDLLPAATEYKLGLLPFFPLASGLLTGKYKRGADAPADTRFAKAPALKDRYVTARNEDIVEKLQAFAQACGHSMLELAFSWLAARPQVASVIAGATRVEQVEQNVKAIGWALSAEEMAEVDKITK
- a CDS encoding endonuclease domain-containing protein codes for the protein MRGSNEKTIQIARQLRVNQTDAETVLWNRIRNRQIDGHKFARQVPIFCYICDFVCRERRLIIEVDGGQHNESEADVIRDRRLTDQGYRVLRFWNNDVLGNIEGVLTAIQIELSN
- a CDS encoding DUF1501 domain-containing protein, which translates into the protein MNDCCEGLRSSAVSRRGVLLGGASFAAWAYLPKFARAADGRDPRLVVIILRGALDGLATVAPLGDPDYAGLHGSIALTSNGPNAALPLNAFFALHPAMPEFARMYRENKAAVIHAVATSYRDRSHFDGQDVLESGFAGPGRVQSGWLNRALEGLPKGERVTGALAVGPTTPLVLRGAAPTVGWAPVALPQAAEDTAMRLVELYQHRDPALAAALKQGLALDKAAQGDDMRPKPGANGVGAMRLVARGAAKLMAADDGPRIGALAFDGWDTHANEGGPVGRLAQLLGGLDGALAEFETGLGPRWRDTVIVVATEFGRTARINGTQGTDHGTGTIALLAGGAVKGGRVIADWPGLKPNNLYQGRDLAPTTDLRAVMKGVLKDQFGLADKVLGESVFPDSGAVKPMQGLLA